The Streptomyces sp. NBC_00224 genome has a window encoding:
- a CDS encoding sensor histidine kinase: protein MTLTPAQWRLLCLLGPVILGVGDTFISDVPLSAVERTLSVGAGLALIFRLRLPVTTLLVTLPGVYMGSAWLAGLIALYTISRLRPDRLLLTTCALLVTAVEVLPHPLGAAELRGRLADLVWVEKVLGSPIAAIALGRAVALRHELAARLRELTEGRSREDHLLAERVLATERAQLAREMHDVVAHQVSLISLQAGALRMSTTDTASRETADTIRMLSVRTLEELRHMVGVLRAAGGGPVERRPQPRLSDLPRLIGESTLDVDADIDYEECTACPEGVERAAFRIVQEALTNVRKHAPGAKVRIRLRCAGHELRVEIRNAAAAPGAAPLDLPSGGHGLIGLSERVYLLGGFFSAGADDAGGFSVSATIPTATGQS, encoded by the coding sequence ATGACGCTCACTCCGGCACAGTGGCGCCTGTTGTGCCTCCTCGGACCGGTGATCCTGGGCGTGGGCGACACCTTCATCTCGGACGTCCCGCTGAGCGCTGTCGAGCGGACGCTCTCGGTGGGGGCCGGGCTGGCGCTGATCTTCCGGCTGCGGCTGCCGGTCACCACGCTGCTCGTCACCCTGCCCGGTGTGTACATGGGCAGCGCCTGGCTGGCAGGGCTGATCGCCCTGTACACCATCAGCCGCCTCAGACCGGACCGTCTGCTGCTCACGACGTGCGCCCTGCTGGTGACGGCCGTGGAGGTCCTGCCCCACCCACTGGGAGCGGCAGAGCTGCGGGGCAGGCTCGCCGACCTGGTCTGGGTGGAGAAGGTGCTGGGGTCGCCCATCGCCGCGATCGCCCTGGGGCGGGCGGTCGCGTTGCGCCACGAGCTCGCGGCGCGGCTGAGGGAACTCACCGAAGGGCGAAGCAGGGAGGACCACCTGCTGGCCGAGCGGGTGCTCGCCACGGAGCGCGCTCAGCTGGCCCGTGAGATGCACGATGTCGTGGCCCACCAGGTGAGCCTCATCAGCCTGCAGGCCGGCGCGCTGCGTATGAGTACCACGGACACCGCGTCGCGGGAGACCGCCGACACCATTCGCATGCTCTCCGTCAGGACCCTGGAGGAACTGCGCCACATGGTCGGCGTGCTGCGCGCCGCGGGCGGCGGCCCCGTGGAGCGCAGACCACAGCCCCGGCTGTCGGACCTGCCCCGGCTCATCGGCGAGAGCACCCTCGACGTCGATGCCGACATCGACTACGAGGAGTGCACCGCCTGTCCGGAAGGCGTGGAGAGAGCGGCGTTCCGGATCGTCCAAGAAGCCCTGACCAACGTCCGCAAACACGCCCCTGGAGCCAAGGTCCGCATCCGTCTGCGGTGTGCGGGCCACGAGCTGCGGGTGGAGATCCGCAATGCCGCGGCCGCCCCCGGGGCCGCCCCGTTGGACCTGCCCAGCGGCGGGCACGGCCTGATCGGCCTCAGCGAGCGTGTCTACCTGCTGGGGGGTTTCTTCAGCGCGGGCGCGGATGACGCCGGTGGCTTTTCGGTCAGCGCCACCATCCCGACGGCGACGGGACAGTCCTGA
- a CDS encoding DinB family protein: MTTSTRRAELFAADGDGPERRFNGPATGDERRMLLGFLGDQRATLELKCAGLEAELSSRAVEPSTLSLLGLVRHLADVERRWFRQVLAGQDVPLLFSSAENPDGDFDDAVSESPEAIAEAWQTWRDEVAYADDFARQAPHLDVEGEDDAWRGTVSLRWVLIHMIEEYARHNGHADLLRERIDGARGI; this comes from the coding sequence ATGACTACCTCAACCAGAAGAGCCGAGCTGTTTGCCGCGGACGGAGACGGACCTGAGCGTCGGTTCAACGGACCTGCGACCGGTGATGAGCGGCGCATGCTCCTCGGCTTCCTGGGGGATCAGCGCGCGACCCTGGAGCTGAAGTGTGCGGGCCTTGAGGCGGAGTTGTCGTCGCGGGCCGTCGAACCGTCCACGCTCTCCCTGCTCGGCCTGGTCCGGCACCTCGCGGATGTGGAGCGCCGCTGGTTCCGCCAGGTGCTGGCCGGGCAGGATGTTCCACTCCTCTTCTCCTCCGCCGAGAACCCCGACGGTGACTTCGACGACGCCGTGTCCGAAAGCCCGGAGGCGATCGCGGAGGCGTGGCAGACCTGGCGGGACGAGGTCGCGTACGCCGACGACTTCGCACGACAGGCTCCGCACCTCGACGTCGAGGGTGAGGACGACGCGTGGCGCGGGACGGTGTCGCTGCGGTGGGTGCTCATCCACATGATCGAGGAATACGCGCGCCACAACGGGCACGCCGACCTGCTCCGCGAGCGGATCGACGGCGCCAGGGGGATATGA
- a CDS encoding SGNH/GDSL hydrolase family protein — protein MTTTAWVAGFRSAVLSPHETIQIKPSRGFRDQTLRQILHLDGGGEAVRVQLSNEYGKEPLVIAAARVALRAERGDAVDAAADTALLPGTDRPLRFGGADEVTVPVGEVVQSDPVDLAVSAGIDLVLSLYLPEDTGLATFAHTASQNAYAVSGDHVSAGVLDGAEEVDSRFYVTGVDVLAPRGTAIAVAFGDSWFEGTGTSTGANHRFPNHLNRRIARGWVVNQGIGGNRLLTDEVGPHGLARFDRDVLGVPGATHVLFHFGLNDLGLPGMTGEPPATAEDLIAGYTALAAKARTAGLTTIGMTMGPYAGTIYPGVDSPEGRAIRRQVNDWIRTSTVFDAVVDIAAAVQDPDAPDFIRPDLDSGDHLHLNDEGARRMADAVDLAHLGL, from the coding sequence ATGACCACGACTGCTTGGGTCGCAGGCTTCCGTTCCGCCGTGCTCAGCCCGCACGAGACCATCCAGATCAAGCCGTCCCGTGGCTTCCGCGACCAGACGCTGCGTCAGATCCTGCACCTCGACGGCGGCGGCGAGGCCGTACGGGTCCAGCTCAGCAACGAGTACGGCAAGGAGCCGCTGGTCATAGCCGCCGCTCGGGTCGCGCTCCGAGCCGAGCGCGGCGACGCTGTCGATGCCGCCGCCGACACCGCCCTCCTGCCCGGGACCGACAGGCCGCTGCGCTTCGGCGGTGCGGACGAGGTGACCGTCCCGGTCGGTGAGGTGGTCCAGAGCGACCCCGTGGACCTGGCGGTGAGCGCCGGCATCGACCTCGTACTGAGTCTGTACCTGCCCGAGGACACCGGGTTGGCGACGTTCGCCCACACCGCGTCGCAGAATGCCTACGCGGTGTCCGGGGACCATGTCTCGGCGGGTGTGCTGGACGGCGCCGAGGAAGTGGACAGCCGCTTCTACGTCACCGGTGTCGACGTCCTGGCCCCTCGGGGCACCGCGATCGCCGTCGCGTTCGGCGACTCCTGGTTCGAGGGTACGGGCACCTCGACGGGCGCCAACCACCGCTTCCCCAACCACCTCAACCGCCGTATCGCCCGGGGTTGGGTGGTCAACCAGGGCATCGGCGGCAACCGGCTGCTGACCGACGAGGTCGGCCCGCACGGTCTGGCCCGCTTCGACCGCGACGTCCTCGGCGTGCCCGGCGCCACCCACGTGCTCTTCCACTTCGGCCTCAACGACCTCGGGCTGCCCGGCATGACCGGCGAGCCGCCCGCCACCGCCGAGGACCTGATCGCGGGCTACACCGCGCTCGCCGCGAAGGCCCGCACCGCGGGGCTGACCACCATCGGCATGACCATGGGCCCGTACGCCGGCACGATCTACCCCGGGGTCGACAGCCCCGAAGGCCGGGCGATCCGCCGTCAGGTCAACGACTGGATCCGCACGTCGACCGTCTTCGACGCGGTCGTCGACATCGCCGCCGCGGTCCAGGACCCGGACGCACCGGACTTCATCCGCCCCGATCTCGACAGCGGAGACCACCTCCACCTCAACGACGAGGGTGCTCGCAGGATGGCCGACGCGGTCGACCTCGCCCACCTGGGACTGTGA
- a CDS encoding M20 family metallopeptidase, with amino-acid sequence MIEDLRTLVEVESPSRDVDALTASAKTVAGVIESRLGGKAVLVESAAGPHVHWSGGGDPRVLILGHHDTVFPLGTLARRPFRVEDGQVTGPGVFDMLGGLVQAIHGLAALDDLSGVEILVTADEEVGSRSSRALIEERALACGAVLVFEGAADGGGLKTGRKGCGTFRVSIAGRASHAGLEPEAGVNALVEAAHQVLHIAALGRPEIGTTVTPTVASAGTLDNVVPAEATVVVDVRVESAEEKERIESAFAALAPHLDEAEIAVEGGVGRPPMPESASAELFAVAKTLHPEIEGVAVGGGSDGNFTAALGVPTLDGLGAVGGGAHADHEYVVVEAMAERANLVTGLVKAIRSA; translated from the coding sequence ATGATCGAGGACCTCAGGACACTCGTCGAAGTCGAGTCTCCCTCGCGCGATGTCGATGCCTTGACGGCGTCGGCCAAAACCGTCGCCGGAGTCATCGAGAGCCGCCTCGGCGGGAAGGCCGTCCTCGTCGAGAGCGCGGCCGGGCCGCACGTCCACTGGTCGGGCGGTGGCGATCCCCGCGTACTGATCCTCGGTCACCATGACACGGTGTTCCCCCTAGGCACGCTTGCCCGCCGCCCGTTCCGGGTCGAGGACGGGCAAGTGACCGGCCCGGGTGTGTTCGACATGCTGGGCGGTTTGGTGCAGGCCATTCATGGGCTGGCGGCGCTCGACGACCTGTCCGGCGTCGAGATCCTGGTGACCGCCGACGAGGAGGTCGGCTCCCGTTCCTCTCGGGCCCTCATCGAAGAACGAGCCCTGGCCTGCGGCGCCGTACTCGTCTTCGAGGGCGCCGCTGACGGCGGAGGTCTGAAGACCGGCCGCAAGGGCTGCGGCACGTTCCGGGTCTCGATCGCGGGCCGGGCGTCGCACGCCGGACTCGAACCCGAGGCCGGGGTCAACGCCCTGGTCGAAGCGGCACACCAAGTGCTGCACATCGCGGCGCTCGGTCGCCCCGAGATCGGCACGACCGTCACCCCGACCGTCGCGTCCGCGGGAACCCTGGACAACGTCGTTCCCGCCGAGGCGACCGTCGTCGTCGACGTCCGGGTCGAGTCGGCCGAAGAGAAGGAACGTATCGAATCGGCGTTCGCGGCTCTGGCTCCGCACCTCGACGAGGCGGAGATCGCGGTTGAGGGGGGCGTCGGCCGGCCCCCGATGCCCGAGTCGGCATCGGCCGAACTCTTCGCGGTGGCGAAGACGTTGCATCCGGAGATCGAGGGTGTGGCGGTGGGCGGTGGCAGCGACGGCAACTTCACGGCCGCACTGGGGGTGCCGACGCTTGACGGCCTGGGGGCGGTCGGGGGCGGGGCCCATGCCGACCACGAGTATGTGGTGGTCGAGGCGATGGCCGAGCGGGCGAACCTTGTCACGGGGCTGGTGAAGGCGATTCGGAGCGCCTAG
- a CDS encoding serine/threonine dehydratase, which produces MHQLTYGDVKAAADRIAGRVRPVALAPADPGEVRAARRGPLGDRPEEASKVWLALEFMQHTGSFKARGAQNFIQAHREAGTLPDAGVTIASGGNAGLACAWAAQQQGVTATVFLPTTAPAVKVAGLRGFGADVRLVGAEYADALAACEDFAATTGALASHAYDHPLIAAGAGTLLEEILQQVPDLNTVVVAVGGGGLFAGVATAAQHHGVRVVAVEPENCRALNAAIGAGRPVDVTVDSIAADALGARRASAMALHAAQQADVHSALVPDSEIVRARQALWDHRRIAVEHAAATALAALTTPRHHASDRDLPGTAGFGYRPGDGEKVAVVLCGANTDLGDLTHQVEQG; this is translated from the coding sequence ATGCACCAGCTCACGTACGGCGACGTCAAGGCGGCCGCCGACCGCATCGCCGGACGCGTCCGGCCCGTCGCCCTCGCCCCGGCCGATCCCGGGGAGGTCCGCGCCGCCCGTCGCGGCCCGCTCGGCGACCGCCCCGAAGAGGCCTCCAAGGTGTGGCTGGCGCTGGAGTTCATGCAGCACACCGGCTCGTTCAAGGCCCGTGGGGCGCAGAACTTCATCCAGGCCCACCGCGAGGCCGGGACCCTCCCGGACGCCGGGGTGACGATCGCCTCCGGCGGGAACGCCGGGCTCGCCTGCGCATGGGCCGCCCAGCAGCAGGGCGTCACCGCCACCGTCTTCCTGCCCACCACCGCGCCCGCCGTCAAGGTCGCCGGGCTGCGCGGCTTCGGCGCCGACGTCCGGCTGGTCGGCGCCGAGTACGCGGACGCCCTGGCCGCGTGCGAGGACTTCGCCGCCACGACCGGCGCGCTCGCCTCGCACGCGTACGACCACCCGCTCATCGCCGCCGGGGCCGGCACCCTGCTGGAGGAGATCCTCCAACAGGTCCCCGACCTGAACACCGTGGTGGTCGCGGTGGGCGGCGGGGGCCTGTTCGCGGGCGTCGCCACCGCCGCCCAGCACCACGGCGTACGCGTCGTCGCGGTCGAGCCGGAGAACTGCCGGGCGCTGAACGCCGCGATCGGGGCCGGTCGTCCGGTCGACGTCACGGTCGACTCGATCGCCGCGGACGCCCTCGGCGCGCGCCGCGCCTCGGCGATGGCCCTGCACGCCGCCCAGCAGGCCGACGTGCACTCCGCACTCGTACCCGACAGCGAGATCGTCCGCGCCCGACAGGCGCTGTGGGACCACCGTCGCATCGCCGTGGAGCACGCCGCCGCGACCGCGCTCGCAGCCCTCACCACGCCGCGGCACCACGCGTCCGACCGGGACCTGCCCGGCACGGCGGGCTTCGGCTACCGGCCCGGCGACGGCGAGAAGGTCGCCGTCGTCCTCTGCGGCGCCAACACCGACCTCGGCGACCTCACCCACCAGGTGGAACAGGGCTGA
- a CDS encoding helix-turn-helix transcriptional regulator, with the protein MGAVPEPHAGWTFLTNHARVLAAIADDPSVRIRDIAAHCRLTERAVQRIISDLEESGYLSHTRQGRSNTYRIEPGTPLRHPAEAGLTVATLLAVLAQHDEQRGQQPQHL; encoded by the coding sequence ATGGGTGCTGTACCTGAACCGCACGCGGGCTGGACGTTCTTGACCAATCACGCCCGCGTGCTGGCCGCGATCGCCGATGATCCTTCCGTCCGTATACGCGACATCGCCGCGCACTGCCGCCTCACCGAGCGTGCCGTCCAGAGAATCATCTCCGATCTGGAGGAATCCGGATATCTCTCCCACACCCGGCAGGGCCGTTCCAACACCTATCGCATCGAACCGGGCACCCCTCTGCGGCACCCGGCGGAGGCCGGGCTGACCGTGGCGACGCTGCTCGCGGTCCTGGCCCAGCACGACGAGCAGCGGGGGCAGCAGCCTCAGCATCTGTGA
- a CDS encoding NADAR family protein, protein MASWKFSEPYTWLTPELLLAEVRDTIEQLNGRPDSTDRCLAAVDAFLADRTEERRAAARAAYLAIPETQRHYALGDMDRKDGPLQVLVLGPGGHTEDWPDDAITQEEYDEAVAYFEDRAKWIAERPSRAPADGPATCVAPAIHLYQSYPLKPSDDPGTKALRNDYPAPVDVDGTTYLSVAHAYWALSTADPDARAAITEADSSFEAKKLAAEAGRRDGWEQARLAVMTRLLRAKYTQHPALAEVLLATDDATLVYDDVDSAFWGDSSGRGRNWTGRLLELIRSELHAERRG, encoded by the coding sequence TTGGCCTCCTGGAAGTTCAGCGAGCCGTACACCTGGCTCACCCCTGAGCTGTTGCTCGCCGAGGTGCGCGACACCATCGAGCAGCTCAACGGGCGGCCGGACTCGACGGATCGGTGTCTGGCCGCCGTTGACGCCTTCCTCGCCGACCGCACCGAGGAGCGGCGGGCCGCCGCCCGCGCCGCCTACCTCGCCATCCCGGAAACGCAGCGCCACTACGCGCTCGGCGACATGGACCGCAAGGACGGGCCGCTGCAGGTGCTGGTGCTCGGGCCGGGCGGGCACACGGAGGACTGGCCGGACGACGCGATCACGCAGGAGGAGTACGACGAGGCGGTCGCCTACTTCGAGGACCGGGCGAAGTGGATCGCCGAACGGCCCTCGCGGGCACCGGCGGACGGACCCGCGACCTGCGTCGCCCCCGCGATCCACCTCTACCAGAGCTATCCGCTGAAGCCGTCCGACGATCCGGGCACGAAGGCCCTGCGCAACGACTACCCGGCACCTGTCGACGTGGACGGCACCACCTACCTCTCCGTCGCGCACGCGTACTGGGCCCTCTCGACCGCCGACCCCGACGCCCGCGCCGCGATCACCGAAGCGGACAGCTCGTTCGAGGCGAAGAAGCTCGCCGCCGAGGCCGGCCGGCGCGACGGCTGGGAGCAGGCCCGTCTGGCTGTGATGACCCGTCTGCTGCGGGCCAAGTACACCCAGCACCCGGCCCTGGCCGAAGTGCTTCTGGCCACCGACGACGCGACCCTCGTCTACGACGACGTCGACTCCGCCTTCTGGGGCGACAGTTCGGGCCGCGGTCGGAACTGGACCGGCCGCCTCCTGGAACTCATTCGTTCGGAACTGCACGCGGAGCGCCGCGGCTGA
- a CDS encoding TetR/AcrR family transcriptional regulator → MPRQSASLDLATPERIAEAALLIVDREGSAALSFRTLAARLGIAHATLQRRCTDLAGLLDLCVDHLAASLPDIGPGTAWADATEARFRRLYELLAAHPGLIALRGARPWLGPQILKRLVEPQLADSLAAGMTPQEAITCYRRMYLLTLGSASFVDHHDPGAAQAATRTALAALDPAEFPVLTGHLAAILPAVVDHEVFFGALRQLIDAADPTRTAVTPGGVR, encoded by the coding sequence ATGCCCAGGCAATCCGCATCCCTCGACCTCGCGACCCCCGAGCGCATCGCCGAGGCCGCCCTGCTCATCGTGGACCGGGAAGGCTCCGCGGCCCTGAGCTTCCGGACCCTGGCCGCCCGGCTCGGTATCGCCCACGCCACGCTCCAGCGCCGCTGCACGGACCTGGCCGGGCTCCTCGACCTGTGCGTGGACCACCTCGCCGCATCTCTGCCCGACATCGGACCCGGCACTGCCTGGGCGGATGCCACCGAAGCCCGCTTCCGGCGCCTGTACGAGCTGCTGGCCGCCCATCCGGGCCTGATCGCCCTGCGCGGCGCCCGCCCCTGGCTCGGCCCCCAGATCCTCAAGCGCCTGGTCGAGCCGCAACTGGCCGATTCCCTCGCGGCCGGGATGACGCCCCAGGAGGCGATCACCTGCTACCGGCGGATGTACCTGCTGACCCTGGGCAGCGCGAGCTTCGTCGACCACCACGACCCCGGCGCCGCCCAGGCCGCCACCCGCACCGCGCTGGCCGCGCTGGACCCCGCCGAGTTCCCGGTGCTGACCGGGCACCTTGCCGCCATCCTGCCCGCCGTGGTCGACCACGAGGTCTTCTTCGGGGCGCTCCGCCAGCTCATCGACGCGGCCGACCCGACCCGGACTGCCGTGACTCCGGGCGGCGTTCGGTAA
- a CDS encoding aminoglycoside phosphotransferase family protein — protein MEIDAGLVRSLLHAQHPDLAGLSLRPVEGGWDNQLWRLGDELAVRMPRTARAPGLLRKEYEWLPLLAPGLPLPVPTPLRLGEPSALFPAVWTVARWVPGEPGDRAPITEGRRAADTLAGFLKALHRNAPAGAPTNPMRAVPLTSLTHPFEEQFQAVASRVPVEIRDVWEEVVSAPDREGPPVWVHGDLHPANVAVSDGTLAGVFDFGELCAGDPATDLAAAWLLLPSGSAARFFETYADADEAMIRRARGWAVLRGLSLVGIGQAWERGLPGGKQTWGPAGRAALDRVLASS, from the coding sequence ATGGAGATCGATGCGGGGTTGGTGCGATCCCTCCTGCACGCGCAGCATCCGGACCTTGCCGGGCTCAGCCTGCGTCCGGTGGAGGGCGGCTGGGACAACCAACTGTGGCGGCTCGGCGACGAGTTGGCCGTACGGATGCCGCGCACGGCACGCGCGCCGGGACTCCTCCGCAAGGAGTATGAGTGGCTGCCCCTGCTGGCTCCGGGCCTTCCGCTCCCGGTTCCGACCCCGTTGCGGCTCGGTGAGCCGTCGGCCCTGTTCCCGGCGGTCTGGACCGTTGCGAGATGGGTTCCCGGCGAGCCGGGTGACCGTGCCCCGATCACCGAGGGCCGCCGTGCGGCCGACACTTTGGCGGGCTTCCTGAAGGCACTCCACAGGAACGCGCCCGCCGGGGCGCCGACCAACCCGATGCGCGCCGTTCCGCTCACCTCGCTCACGCACCCTTTCGAGGAGCAGTTCCAAGCCGTCGCCTCCCGCGTTCCCGTCGAGATCCGGGATGTGTGGGAGGAGGTGGTATCGGCTCCCGACCGGGAGGGCCCGCCGGTATGGGTCCACGGGGACCTTCATCCTGCGAACGTCGCCGTCTCGGACGGGACGCTCGCAGGCGTGTTCGACTTCGGCGAGCTCTGCGCCGGTGACCCGGCGACGGATCTCGCAGCCGCGTGGCTGCTTCTTCCGTCGGGCTCGGCTGCGCGGTTCTTCGAGACGTACGCCGATGCGGACGAGGCGATGATCCGGCGGGCGCGCGGCTGGGCTGTGCTGCGAGGCCTCTCCCTCGTAGGTATCGGGCAGGCTTGGGAGCGGGGACTGCCCGGCGGAAAGCAGACATGGGGACCGGCAGGCCGAGCGGCGCTGGATCGGGTTCTGGCCTCCAGCTGA
- a CDS encoding MerR family transcriptional regulator → MFTIGDFARHGRVSVRMLRHYDATGLLRPAHVDPASGYRYYTAAQLARLNRVIALKDLGFTLQQVQEILDGKVTTEELRGMLRLRQAELEAAMAAAAARLVQVEARLRSIESEGHMPTNDVVIKTVPAVRVAELTATAASFEPQDISSVIGPLYDELFRRLGEAGVTPTGPGVAYYEDAAEGDGRIIVHAGVQVAAPLQDGAFRVLDLPPVDRAATIVHRGSMDAVLPTAQTLAHWIDGNGYRSAGYPREINLECPDNRDEWVTELQTPVDRPLAPKE, encoded by the coding sequence ATGTTCACCATCGGAGACTTCGCCCGGCACGGTCGTGTCTCGGTCCGGATGCTGCGTCACTACGACGCGACCGGCCTGCTGCGGCCCGCCCATGTCGACCCTGCCAGCGGCTATCGCTACTACACGGCCGCCCAACTGGCGCGCCTCAACCGTGTCATCGCGCTCAAGGACCTCGGGTTCACCCTTCAGCAGGTCCAGGAGATCCTGGACGGGAAGGTCACCACCGAGGAGCTGCGCGGCATGCTGCGGCTGCGGCAGGCCGAGTTGGAGGCCGCGATGGCCGCTGCGGCGGCGCGGTTGGTGCAGGTCGAGGCGAGGCTCCGGTCGATCGAGAGCGAGGGGCACATGCCCACGAACGACGTTGTCATCAAGACCGTCCCCGCGGTCCGGGTGGCGGAGCTGACCGCGACCGCCGCGAGCTTCGAGCCGCAGGACATCAGCTCGGTCATCGGGCCGCTCTACGACGAGCTGTTCCGGCGCCTGGGCGAGGCGGGCGTCACGCCGACGGGGCCGGGTGTCGCCTATTACGAGGACGCCGCGGAGGGCGACGGCAGGATCATCGTCCACGCCGGCGTCCAGGTCGCGGCGCCGCTCCAGGACGGCGCCTTCAGGGTGCTCGACCTGCCGCCCGTCGACCGGGCGGCGACGATCGTGCACCGCGGCTCGATGGACGCGGTGCTGCCCACGGCGCAGACCCTGGCCCATTGGATCGACGGCAACGGCTACCGCTCGGCCGGCTACCCCAGGGAGATCAACCTGGAGTGCCCGGACAACCGCGACGAGTGGGTGACCGAACTGCAGACGCCGGTCGACAGGCCCCTGGCGCCGAAGGAATGA
- a CDS encoding TetR/AcrR family transcriptional regulator yields MRASERAPKRIPSGDRAAAKRKAIVAAATEAFLRDGYSVGMDTIAAEAGVAKVTVYNHFGSKEALFTAIVGDVLDAALAESTRLIEERLGSSTDVRADLVAICEAWVAGHATPEVLALHNAVMGSMPQLPDLGRTWQEQGPERFHLIVRAALTSLVERGELAVDDIELAAIQLSGLVLMPHIAYGSAGAAPDPDLTQRLITGGVDMFLARYRPAP; encoded by the coding sequence GTGCGCGCAAGCGAACGGGCCCCCAAGCGGATCCCCTCGGGCGACCGGGCCGCGGCCAAACGCAAGGCGATCGTGGCGGCAGCAACCGAGGCGTTCCTGCGGGACGGCTACAGCGTGGGTATGGACACCATCGCCGCCGAAGCGGGCGTCGCGAAGGTCACCGTCTACAACCACTTCGGCAGCAAGGAAGCCCTCTTCACGGCGATCGTCGGCGACGTCCTCGACGCCGCGCTCGCGGAATCGACCAGGCTGATCGAGGAACGCCTCGGCTCCTCCACCGACGTACGCGCCGACCTCGTCGCGATCTGCGAGGCCTGGGTGGCCGGCCACGCCACCCCCGAGGTGCTCGCACTCCACAACGCCGTCATGGGCTCCATGCCGCAACTGCCCGACCTGGGCCGCACCTGGCAGGAGCAGGGCCCCGAACGCTTCCACCTCATCGTCCGCGCCGCGCTCACCTCACTCGTCGAGCGCGGCGAACTCGCCGTCGACGACATCGAGTTGGCGGCCATCCAGCTCTCCGGCCTGGTCCTGATGCCGCACATCGCGTACGGCTCGGCCGGCGCCGCACCCGACCCCGACCTCACCCAACGGCTGATCACCGGCGGCGTGGACATGTTCCTCGCCCGCTACCGCCCCGCCCCTTGA
- a CDS encoding STAS domain-containing protein, whose translation MPEHAIPAQINRGCTTYAAPAYSPSGRPLPRLEIEVRPAGDRQLVAVTGEIDIDADHLLHSTLRAALDRSRHGVDLDLSKVDFCDCSGLNILLRIRQRALRDGKTLCVHAASSAVRRLLTVTRTLPLLAPVSRGAPRAVPNE comes from the coding sequence ATGCCAGAGCATGCGATACCCGCACAGATCAATCGCGGGTGCACCACCTACGCGGCACCGGCCTACTCGCCGAGTGGCCGGCCGCTGCCGCGCCTTGAGATCGAGGTCCGCCCAGCAGGCGACCGTCAGCTGGTCGCGGTCACCGGCGAGATCGACATCGACGCCGACCACCTCCTGCACAGCACGCTGCGTGCGGCTCTCGACCGGTCGCGTCACGGTGTCGACCTCGACCTGAGCAAGGTCGACTTCTGCGACTGCTCCGGCCTCAACATCCTGCTGCGCATCCGTCAACGCGCACTCCGGGACGGCAAGACACTCTGCGTCCACGCCGCGAGCAGCGCCGTACGCAGACTGCTGACCGTCACCCGCACACTGCCGCTGCTCGCCCCGGTCAGCCGCGGCGCTCCGCGTGCAGTTCCGAACGAATGA
- a CDS encoding YciI family protein codes for MEFFCYHRDRPDSVKLREDLLEAHWSYMDGYAKELIARGPTFGDDGETPSGSVHIVGLPDPAAARAFAFDEPNYQAGAYRDVLVRRWRNLLGRTMWDFPGGRDGGNRYLVLGLGSGEPADLVVPPDRDDLIAYGPLLSDDAATWVGTAALVRAPDPDTARAVLTPERYADIEVHDWQFGGRR; via the coding sequence ATGGAGTTCTTCTGCTACCACCGCGATCGGCCCGATTCCGTCAAACTGCGCGAGGACCTGCTGGAAGCCCACTGGTCCTACATGGACGGGTACGCGAAGGAGCTGATCGCCCGCGGCCCGACCTTCGGCGACGACGGTGAGACGCCCAGCGGAAGCGTACACATCGTCGGCCTGCCGGATCCGGCCGCGGCCCGCGCGTTCGCCTTCGACGAGCCCAACTACCAGGCAGGAGCGTACCGGGACGTACTGGTACGACGGTGGCGCAACCTGCTGGGGCGCACCATGTGGGACTTCCCCGGCGGCCGCGACGGTGGCAACCGCTACCTGGTGCTCGGCCTCGGCTCGGGGGAGCCCGCCGACCTCGTCGTGCCGCCGGACCGGGACGACCTGATCGCGTACGGGCCGCTGCTGTCCGACGACGCGGCCACCTGGGTGGGTACGGCGGCGCTGGTCCGGGCCCCGGACCCGGACACGGCACGCGCCGTACTCACCCCGGAACGGTATGCCGACATCGAGGTCCACGACTGGCAGTTCGGCGGGCGGCGGTAG